The genomic DNA GCCCGCGGCCGCGGCCGCGCCACCGATCAGCGCGCCAAGGGCGGCGCGGAGGGCTTGCGGGCGATGCTGCGGGCGCTGAAGGCCGGCGAATCCGTGGCCTTCAGCGCCGACGTGCCGAAGGTTTCCCGCCGGTGCGATGCCGGAATTCTCACCCTCGCGCGCTTCTCCGGCCGGCCGATCGTCCCGGCGGCCGTGGTGACGAGCCGGCACCTGCGCTTCAATTCGTGGGACCGGGCCTGCCTCGGGCTGCCCTTCGGCCGCGGCGCGATCGTGCTGGGCGACCCGATCTACGTCCCGCGGGACTGCGAGGGCGAGGCATTCGAGACGCTCCGCCGCTTCGTCGAGGCCGAGATGAACCGGGTCCACGCCCGTGCCTACGCGCTCGTCGGGCGCTCCGACCGGGCGGCGCTCTACCGCGACCAGGTCCCCGAGATCGGCCAGGCGCCGGTGGGAGACCTCGCGTGAGGCGC from Methylobacterium oryzae includes the following:
- a CDS encoding lysophospholipid acyltransferase family protein, which codes for MSLGKRLLRKPPVQRLLGRLAAAYLRLVRLTNRFEIHAGEASAGAADGWIDARTPLILGMWHGQHIMMPLLRRPGDRVATIISRNPDGNINTIALERFGVRVMRASGARGRGRATDQRAKGGAEGLRAMLRALKAGESVAFSADVPKVSRRCDAGILTLARFSGRPIVPAAVVTSRHLRFNSWDRACLGLPFGRGAIVLGDPIYVPRDCEGEAFETLRRFVEAEMNRVHARAYALVGRSDRAALYRDQVPEIGQAPVGDLA